GCCAAAGTTCAAAAagcagggaagaaggggaggagacatgaaggagggactgtgtgaggggagaactgggaggaggaggacttCGATTAGGAtggaaagtgaatgaatgaatgaatgaatgaatgaatgaggggaAATAAAGTAGGGCAGACAATGGGAAGAACCCTCTACTACATGGAAAGAAAATACACTGAGGTCTGACATATAGCagggattccctggaactgaccCTTAGTAGCTGCCATTCGAGACCAATTGCATTAAGATATCCTAACAGAGAATCATTCattctcacaaaaacaaaacaaaacaacctttgTTGAGAATTGTCACTGACTTTTTACTCAAAAAAGCGACTCAACACTTTAGGAAAACTCAGACCAGGGAAAGCGATAGTGACTGCTGAGCTAATGGGAGATGATGTGGCTGTGAGAGAGTTATCTGAGAAGGTGATACTTGAGCTGAAAGCCGAACTGTAAGCATCAGGCAGACGGGCCTGTGCAAGGAGGCAAGGATGctgaaggggcagagggaggctgGTGAGAGTAGAGCAGAGATGGGGATGGCCACGGACAGGAGACTCGGCCCTagaggcaggcagctcagcaTTTGTGGGCCATGCCAAGGAGGCGAGCGACAAGGAAAGGCTGCCGTGTAAGGAATAAGTCAGGGAGAAGTGGGGATGGATACCAGCGAGGAGCCTTAGGTCCAGGATGGTAGGTAGGTCAGGAGAagggttttatgtgaaggtcaaGTTGGAGGAGATGGAGCGGACAGTTCTTGTGAATGTACTGAGTGTGTGAAGCAGAGATGAGAATGGAGCAGAACACCTAGGTTTCCCTTATGTTGGTACTTTTAAATGGTGCACTAGGCATTGTGGGTACTCTTCCATGAGGGCTATAGATTCTGTTCTATTTCTCTACGGAGCCTTGCACTTGCTTATCTGTTTGcttactttataaaaaaaaagcaagcttgcTGGGGACTGTAAAGTCTGCCTCTGGAGgcagttcagtccccagcactggctAGGTTGTAGGGAGTTCTCCTTACATAGGATCAGTGCTGAGCAGATTATCTGTCACACAGAATCTGGACCATCTCTCTGGtcaaagttttcattttagtatAACTGTAGAATAAcatcctttgtttaaaaaaaaaatcatgcaagaTATCTCTAAAACTTTTTGCTGTTTCCACTAATGGAAACATCTTGCTAAACTTCAGTACAGTATCTCactactaacacacacacacacacacacacacacacacacacaatttccaaGCCACAGGGGCCTTAGATGAAGTTgaactccctcccttccttccaaagCTGCTTTTTCCTTGACTCCTGCCACCCACATCATTTGTTCAAGATGGCCTGGCAGTTAAGTtcatgctgctctttcagaggacctaagtttggtttccagtatCCATGTGTAGCAGCTCACAATCACAtacaactccagctctaggggaacTACTTTCCTCTGGCCTCCTAAAATACCTAAACCACCTAcacctacacacccacacactcacccacacctacccccccacacccacacccacccacacccacccacccacaccccccctcacacacacacacacgtaaacaatttaaagaagaggaggagtcagaggaggagaatgttggagattggttctcaTACTTTGAATTAATccagccgcccccccccccccaatcaggAATCTACATGTCCAAACACTGAAAGTCCTTGTCCCCAactggtttttgatcaatcaacaAAAAGCCAACAGCCAGTGGCTGGGCAAGTAGACTGATGTGGAACTTGGAGATTTGCGCAGGCTAGGAAccgggagaaaggaaggagaggaagaatccCCATGATTCTGGGGGAGACAGATCAGATTCAGAGCTGCAGATGGAAAATCATCCAAAATGTAGGAGAGAAGGAGTGCCGCCCCCGGAAGGGCTTCCCGGAAGAGTCTTGGGCAGCAAAGACGAGGGGGCTgcccagaaggagccagggcaacaaagataaaatacagaattagaggGTGTCAAGCCAGGAGTACCGGAGGAGAAGTGCATTACTCACAGGGAGGATTAGAATTGCCCAGCCACCTTCGCAGATGCTACTGTCGCTTTTTGCTGCTGCCCTGGTCAGCCCACCGTGTGCTTCGATGGCGAGCCTTTGGGCCGCATCTCCTTCGAGCTATTTGCAGACAAAGTTCTAAAGACAACAGAAAACTTTCATGCTCTGAGCACTGGAGAGAAAGGATTTGGCTGTAAGGGTTCCTCCTTTCACAGACTGATTCCAGGGTTCATGTGCCAGGGTGGTGACCTCACATACCATAATGGCACTAGAAGCAGGTCCATCTACAGAGAAAAATTTGAGGGTGAGAACTTCATCCTGAAGCATGCAGGTCCTGGCATCTTGTCCATGGCAAATGCTGGACCAAACACAAATGGTTGCCAGGTTTTTATCTGCACTGCCAAGACTGACTGGCTGGATGGCAAGCACCTGGtctctgggaaggagagagaaggcatgAACATTGCGGAAGCCATGGAGCATTTTGGGTCCAGGAATGGCAAGACCAGCAAGAAGATCACCATTTCCGACTGTGGACAATTCTAATTTCTTTTGACTTGTGGGCATTTTACCCATCAAACCATTCCTTCTTTAGCTCAGGAGAGCACCCTGCTCTCAATACCCTGCTCGCAATACCCTGTAGTCTCTGCTCTCACTGAAGTTCTTTGGGTTCCATATTTTCCTCATTCCCCTTCAAGTCTAGCTGGATTgcaaagttaagtttatgattatgaataaaaactaaataaagaaaaaaaaagaactccccagcctttgagctagtcaagaaatatcaaaaattaactggtgtgcgcaaaagcatgtgtgtgtatgtgtgtgtgtgtctgtctgtctgtctgtctgtctgtctttcatttgtgaatccagagaGCTCGTGGGTGGGTGCAGCAAGCTCCCAACCAGGACCAAAGCAGTTAGCAAAAATTACCACtactggaggagaaggaggaaccagagagatggtttggttcctagcacccatgtcaagtgACTTCAGCTCCAGCACCCAGGGAGCTAACAATGGACTCTGGGAACCTGCCTATGGatacacatatgtctgtgtgtatatacacacatagcttAATATCCTAGAGATTCATTCAACTTGCCTGAAACAATCATTCATTCCTCTGTCCTCAGCATGGATATAGCACTTTGGAGACTACCTGAACTGGTCCAGACTTACAGCCCTGACACCAAAAGCTGCAGTCAACATCTAACTGCCACTCCTGCGtgaatctgttttcatttctctagGCTAAGTGTGTAGGAAGGCACTCTTTGGTTGTGTTGTAGTTTAGTTTTTTAACAGAAACTTCCATGCCGTTTTGCAGATTGGCTATGCCACCATACACCTATACATCCTACTAGCCACAGATGAGTTATCCAGTTTCTCTCCAGTATCCCTGGCATTCCATTTCAGCCATCCTGAGAAGAGTGTGAGGATCTCTCATCAcagcttttatttgcatttccccagAGGCTGAAGCCAGtgagcatcttttcatgtgcttatttGCCATCTGTAGACCCTCTTTGGTTAAATGTCTATTCATTTCTGAGCTTCCTCTTTTGAAAAGTGAAACTGCCCAGTAAATCTGATATCTGTTTCCCTGCTAGACTTCACATTTGCAGGAGTCACATCTACCAACAGGATGCCAGGTCAAGCATCATTGCCCCAGGGTTCAGGAGATGATCATGGTCCATCAGCAAGGATGACCGAGATACTGTGATGTTGTTAAGTTGGGCAGGAGATGggattcatttgttttctctcttcattgctaccactttgtttgtttgtttgtttgttgtgatgAAAACACTGGACACAAACAATTTAAAGGATGAAATGATTAAGTTGGATTCATGACTTTAGAGGTGTCAGGTCGTCCTTTCGGAGAGGGCACGGAGGCATAGGGTTCACATGACTGTGACAAGAAAgtatagaaaaagaaggaatcaGGAAGAAGCCAGGAAGAGATACAGCCCAAGGACAGCCCTCCAGGAGCCTGTTCAGCTCtcccctgccttctgccttcaccACCCTCAAAAATGCCATGGTGTTCTGAATCCATCAAGGGGATAGACCACCAAGTCAGGACCCTCCAGGTCTAAGGACTCAgaaacaccttcacagacatgcctagAGGTGCGCTTCATTATCCTGTGGATTTCATAACCCAGTGGAGTCGACAATCAAAACTAGCACTGCCCCCTCCTGCTTCCAATGGGTAGGCAGAGGCTCTTAACCCAGCTTATAGGACCCCGAATCTCCAAGATCTTCCCCAGACATCCTTTCCCACAACCTGTCTCAAAGTCACAAAATGATGAGTTCGCTGTGATGCACATAAGTTTTTAGTATTAATTGCAATTCTACATGTGTATACGACAAAAATCTAGTTAGCACTCTCCTGGACCAGAAAGGGAAGCagttaaaaggaaatatttaagagATATCACAAATTAGTGTGAGAAGGAAAAGGGCTAGCCTGGGTCTCAGGCAGCTGGCAACTGTGGCCCGCACTGTCACTACTCTCTCGGATTTTGCTCTCTGTGACAGTGACTACAACTTGTACAATGTAGGAGACGTTGGACTCACCCAGAAAGAGTGAAGCTGTTACTGAGCTCCGATATGTCGCCTTAAGGACAATGATCTGTTGAGTTGTAGCCTAGGTCCAAGGCACCATTTTGGGCAGTACATGAAGATCAAGGAGGCAGAAGTGGACAAGCTATGCAGAGATAGTCATTGATGGCCCCTCTAAGTTTACTGGTGACTTTGAGGGTTTCAACGAGGTCATCAAGGATACACAAAGTTCATTCTTCCTTTGTCCATGACACACTCTCAAGGTTGGAAAGTCTTAGCTTGACTTCAGCCCAAAACACTTGTGAATATAACTAATAAGCCCCTGAGACAATACATGTCTTCCTATCACTTACCTGAAGgccaggatgtgtgtgtgtgtgtgtgtgtgtgtgtgtgtgtgtgtgtgtacacatgcatgccttCTACGTGTTAATTCAGAAATGTAAAATCTCTTACAGTCCTGTGGCCTTGCTGCCTCTGAGTCCTTTGCATTAGTCAAGAAGACATCAAGAAGAtgggggaagaaaatgaagaagatacaTTCTTTCACATAACCACTTCATTTCTATTCACATTCCATTGGCAGGGTCATATGCCCTTGCTGCCAGCATACAGCAGATATATGTAGCTTCTAATAGACAGTTACTTCCTGGGTACAATTTTGGATGTATCTCAGTCTGCTTATTGTTTTTATGCCTAAGTACTTGAAACTAGACATGTTATAAAGAGTAGTCTATTTGGTCACCCATATCCACTTGGGAGCTGGGAGGGGGATGGGTCTTTCTGCTTCA
The nucleotide sequence above comes from Mastomys coucha isolate ucsf_1 unplaced genomic scaffold, UCSF_Mcou_1 pScaffold15, whole genome shotgun sequence. Encoded proteins:
- the LOC116091806 gene encoding peptidyl-prolyl cis-trans isomerase A-like, whose amino-acid sequence is MSRFQPTVCFDGEPLGRISFELFADKVLKTTENFHALSTGEKGFGCKGSSFHRLIPGFMCQGGDLTYHNGTRSRSIYREKFEGENFILKHAGPGILSMANAGPNTNGCQVFICTAKTDWLDGKHLVSGKEREGMNIAEAMEHFGSRNGKTSKKITISDCGQF